Proteins encoded by one window of Kribbella flavida DSM 17836:
- a CDS encoding glycoside hydrolase domain-containing protein codes for MLRSKVLLVVGALVSGALLVGTSGSAVAEPATVVAYPGGASSTRYNGWAFDTCTAPTVAQMSAWKASPYRAVGIYIGGGNRSCKQPQLTAGWVSTVTKMGWRLIPIYLGWQAPCTHRTTALKMSGSTATAASQARGSAADAVTKARALGLIGGSAIYGDMEHYDLGNSSCRAAVLSYLSAWTKELHRHGYLSAVYAHQDSGARHLAEVYNSTAYARPDALWIARWDKKTGLFNWPTVNNAYWASGQRAKQYWGDHNETYGGVTLNIDSDRFDAPVGSVGFAYSATTRLSARSGPSTSYPVVATYAAGASLRVVCQTYGPKVGTTTVWNKLTSGAYVTDYYVSTPSNTTYSYPVPGCSQAYQTTTSLTKRSGPGTSYSAKGTLPSGSLAWITCQRSGSKVGTTAVWNRLTDGTYVTDYYVATASNTTFTAAVRRC; via the coding sequence GTACAACGGCTGGGCGTTCGACACCTGTACGGCGCCGACGGTCGCGCAGATGTCGGCGTGGAAGGCGTCGCCGTACCGGGCGGTCGGCATCTACATCGGCGGCGGGAACCGGAGCTGCAAGCAACCGCAACTGACGGCCGGCTGGGTCAGCACGGTGACGAAGATGGGCTGGCGGCTCATCCCGATCTACCTGGGCTGGCAGGCGCCCTGCACGCACCGGACGACCGCGCTGAAGATGTCCGGCTCGACAGCGACCGCGGCCTCGCAAGCCAGAGGATCCGCCGCGGACGCGGTCACGAAGGCCAGAGCACTCGGGCTGATCGGTGGTAGTGCGATCTACGGCGACATGGAGCACTACGACCTCGGCAACAGCAGCTGCCGGGCCGCAGTACTGAGCTATCTGTCCGCATGGACGAAAGAGCTCCACCGGCACGGGTACCTGTCCGCCGTCTACGCGCACCAGGACAGCGGAGCGCGGCATCTGGCCGAGGTCTACAACAGCACGGCGTACGCCCGGCCGGACGCGCTGTGGATCGCCCGGTGGGACAAGAAGACCGGACTGTTCAACTGGCCGACGGTGAACAACGCCTACTGGGCTTCCGGTCAGCGGGCCAAGCAGTACTGGGGCGACCACAACGAGACGTACGGCGGGGTGACGCTCAACATCGACAGCGACCGCTTCGACGCGCCGGTGGGGTCGGTGGGCTTCGCCTACTCGGCCACGACCAGGCTCAGCGCACGCAGCGGACCGTCGACCAGCTACCCGGTCGTCGCGACGTACGCCGCCGGCGCGAGCCTGCGCGTCGTCTGCCAGACCTACGGCCCGAAGGTCGGTACCACCACCGTCTGGAACAAGCTGACCTCAGGCGCGTACGTCACCGACTACTACGTCAGCACGCCGTCCAACACGACGTACTCCTACCCCGTGCCCGGTTGCTCGCAGGCCTACCAGACCACCACGTCCCTGACCAAACGCAGCGGCCCCGGTACGTCGTACTCGGCGAAGGGCACACTGCCCAGCGGGTCGCTCGCGTGGATCACCTGCCAGCGGTCCGGCTCCAAGGTGGGCACCACCGCGGTCTGGAACCGGCTGACCGACGGCACCTACGTCACCGACTACTACGTCGCCACCGCCAGCAACACGACCTTCACCGCCGCCGTCCGGCGCTGCTGA
- a CDS encoding DEAD/DEAH box helicase translates to MSTPSEKYALFRSDQEHPAVKEFRALYDFDLDEFQLRACAALEDGHQVLVAAPTGSGKTLVGEFAVHLALQRGQKCFYTTPIKALSNQKYADLVRRYGQDKVGLLTGDNSINSEAPIVVMTTEVLRNMLYAGSHTLLGLSYVVMDEVHYLADRARGAVWEEVIIHLPDSVAVVSLSATVSNAEEFGDWLETVRGNTVVVLEEKRPVPLFQHVMVGKRLHDLFAGEAPTARAGAPALYGNPSGKSKSGNPAKSGNPAKSGPPASAAPDLRDLVNPQLVRIAREDNRIFRDDSRKPRRRRDLPKNRPSKSHFTPYRSDVVEELDAGALLPAIYFIFSRKGCEDAMLQCLRSGLRLTKPSERDEIKRVLAERTADLPDEDLGVLGYHDFAEALSRGIAAHHAGMLAAFKEVVEELFARGLIKVVFATETLALGINMPARTVVLEKLSKWNGEAHVDITPGEYTQLTGRAGRRGIDVEGHAVVLWQPGFDPRAVAGLASTRTYPLRSSFSPSYNMAVNLVRQVGRGRARDMLELSFAQFQSDQAVVGLARQVQRNTEALEGYKESIDCHLGDFLSYADLRRRIGERESSGSKRRKLDRRAEAQESIEKLRIGDIIRIPAGRSAGWALVLDPGMRSEREGPRPTVLTLDRQVRKLSMIDFPAPVEAIGSLRVPKKFNARNPQQRRDLAQVLRNRTDMLGEDGPPSRSKGRDVITHADDPELQEMRAQLRAHPCHGCADREDHARWAERYFRLDRETREVQRKIEQRTNTIARQFDRVCQVLDALHYLDGDKTTEAGDRLARIYTELDLVAAECLRQGVFDDLDVPQLAACLAALVYESRSKDEPTSPRLPQGDVRHALERMGSIWRDLSALERNMRVDFLRSMDLGFCWAAFRWASGASLSEVLYESDLAAGDFVRWVKQLIDLTEQVADAAGPTPLRATARAVTEEIRRGVISYASVVDEP, encoded by the coding sequence ATGAGCACCCCGTCCGAGAAGTACGCCCTTTTCCGCTCGGACCAGGAGCATCCCGCCGTCAAGGAGTTCCGGGCGCTCTACGACTTCGACCTGGACGAGTTCCAGCTGCGCGCCTGCGCGGCGCTGGAGGACGGCCACCAGGTGCTGGTCGCCGCGCCGACCGGGTCCGGCAAGACGCTGGTCGGCGAGTTCGCCGTGCACCTGGCGCTGCAGCGCGGGCAGAAGTGCTTCTACACCACCCCGATCAAGGCCCTGAGCAACCAGAAGTACGCCGACCTGGTCCGCCGCTACGGCCAGGACAAGGTCGGTCTGCTGACCGGGGACAACTCGATCAACTCCGAGGCGCCGATCGTGGTGATGACCACCGAGGTGCTGCGCAACATGCTGTACGCCGGGTCGCACACCCTGCTCGGCCTGTCGTACGTGGTGATGGACGAGGTGCACTACCTGGCCGACCGGGCCCGGGGCGCGGTCTGGGAGGAAGTGATCATCCACCTGCCGGACTCGGTCGCGGTCGTCTCGCTGTCGGCGACGGTGAGCAACGCCGAGGAGTTCGGCGACTGGCTGGAGACGGTCCGCGGCAACACGGTCGTGGTGCTGGAGGAGAAGCGGCCGGTGCCGCTGTTCCAGCACGTGATGGTCGGCAAGCGGCTGCACGACCTGTTCGCCGGCGAGGCGCCGACGGCCCGGGCCGGTGCCCCGGCGCTGTACGGCAACCCGTCGGGCAAGTCGAAGTCGGGCAACCCCGCCAAGTCCGGCAACCCGGCCAAGTCCGGCCCCCCGGCCTCGGCGGCGCCGGACCTGCGCGACCTGGTCAACCCGCAGCTGGTCCGGATCGCCCGCGAGGACAACCGGATCTTCCGCGACGACTCGCGCAAACCGCGCCGCCGCCGGGACCTGCCGAAGAACCGGCCGAGCAAGTCGCACTTCACGCCGTACCGGTCCGACGTGGTGGAGGAGCTGGACGCCGGGGCACTGCTGCCGGCGATCTACTTCATCTTCTCCCGCAAGGGCTGCGAGGACGCGATGCTGCAGTGCCTGCGATCCGGGCTGCGGCTGACCAAGCCGAGCGAGCGGGACGAGATCAAGCGGGTGCTCGCCGAGCGGACCGCGGACCTGCCGGACGAGGACCTCGGCGTGCTCGGCTACCACGACTTCGCCGAGGCGCTGAGCCGCGGCATCGCGGCCCACCACGCGGGCATGCTGGCGGCGTTCAAGGAGGTCGTCGAGGAACTGTTCGCGCGCGGTCTGATCAAGGTCGTGTTCGCCACCGAGACGCTTGCCCTCGGCATCAACATGCCGGCCCGCACGGTGGTGCTGGAGAAGCTGAGCAAGTGGAACGGCGAGGCGCACGTCGACATCACGCCGGGGGAGTACACCCAGCTCACCGGCCGGGCCGGCCGGCGCGGCATCGACGTCGAGGGACACGCCGTCGTGCTCTGGCAGCCCGGCTTCGACCCGCGCGCCGTGGCCGGCCTGGCCAGCACCCGGACGTACCCGCTGCGCTCGTCGTTCTCGCCGTCGTACAACATGGCGGTCAACCTGGTCCGTCAGGTCGGCCGCGGGCGGGCCCGCGACATGCTGGAGCTGTCGTTCGCGCAGTTCCAGTCCGACCAGGCCGTCGTCGGGCTGGCCCGGCAGGTGCAGCGCAACACCGAGGCGCTCGAGGGTTACAAGGAGTCGATCGACTGCCACCTCGGCGACTTCCTCTCCTACGCCGACCTGCGCCGGCGGATCGGTGAGCGCGAGTCGTCCGGCTCCAAGCGGCGCAAGCTGGACCGCCGGGCCGAGGCCCAGGAGTCGATCGAGAAGCTGCGGATCGGCGACATCATCCGGATCCCGGCCGGCCGCAGCGCCGGCTGGGCGCTGGTGCTCGACCCGGGCATGCGCTCGGAGCGGGAAGGGCCGCGGCCGACCGTGCTCACGCTGGACCGGCAGGTGCGCAAGCTGTCGATGATCGACTTCCCGGCGCCGGTCGAGGCGATCGGGTCGCTGCGGGTGCCGAAGAAGTTCAACGCCCGCAACCCGCAGCAGCGCCGCGACCTGGCCCAGGTGCTGCGGAACCGGACCGACATGCTCGGCGAGGACGGTCCGCCGTCCCGTAGCAAGGGCCGCGACGTGATCACGCATGCCGACGACCCGGAGCTGCAGGAGATGCGCGCCCAGCTCCGCGCCCACCCCTGCCACGGGTGCGCGGACCGCGAGGACCACGCCCGCTGGGCCGAGCGCTACTTCCGGCTCGACCGGGAGACCCGCGAGGTGCAGCGCAAGATCGAGCAGCGGACGAACACGATCGCCCGGCAGTTCGACCGGGTCTGCCAGGTGCTGGACGCGCTGCACTACCTGGACGGCGACAAGACGACGGAGGCCGGCGACCGGCTGGCCCGGATCTACACCGAGCTCGACCTGGTCGCGGCCGAGTGCCTGCGGCAAGGCGTGTTCGACGACCTGGACGTGCCGCAGCTCGCGGCCTGCCTGGCGGCGCTGGTGTACGAGTCGCGGTCCAAGGACGAGCCGACGTCGCCGCGGCTGCCGCAGGGCGACGTCCGGCACGCGCTGGAGCGGATGGGCTCCATCTGGCGCGACCTGTCCGCCCTGGAGCGGAACATGCGGGTCGACTTCCTGCGCTCGATGGATCTCGGCTTCTGCTGGGCCGCGTTCCGGTGGGCGTCGGGTGCGTCGCTCAGCGAGGTGCTGTACGAGTCGGACCTGGCGGCCGGCGACTTCGTCCGCTGGGTGAAGCAGCTGATCGACCTCACCGAGCAGGTCGCCGACGCGGCCGGCCCGACCCCGCTGCGCGCAACCGCCCGCGCGGTGACCGAGGAGATCCGCCGCGGCGTCATCTCGTACGCCTCGGTGGTGGACGAGCCCTGA
- a CDS encoding alpha/beta fold hydrolase: MRAMIASVLAAMVLAGTAGHAVAEDGGGSADGVRWHASCATGPDDELGSKLDEAKARCGEISVPLDYRDPDGRHLTVAFSHLPAKDRADRIGALVLNDGGPGVGALGMPLRLRDTLGQYDLIGMDPRFTGRSTPLDCGWPTALHLRAAPTRAAFADALHLSRDLADRCSKDKDVLPHATTANTARDMDRLRIALGEPRLHYLGYSYGSYLGMVYLQLFGQYAGRFVLDGPVAPDRIGSDLLRETGPANEAALRDWAQWAAGQDATYHLGRTPAQVVAGVQELISTAERRPLPVGEHRVDAGVLPVMLWMLVPDDRPEGNAMLARVVMDLRAAARGESVDPDSPLMALAGFLLTGKESATASALAAITCADRATAVTARSAWPDIQRHRRTEPVFGSLVRNVGVCAYWPTRPVQTPVTIGNDRPALLITATRDTRVTWDQALASRRVLTGSRLLSVNARKHGLYREYGNACVDRTTTEYLLTGRLPRADTTC, translated from the coding sequence ATGCGCGCGATGATCGCGAGTGTGCTGGCGGCGATGGTGCTGGCCGGAACGGCGGGGCACGCCGTCGCCGAGGACGGCGGGGGGAGTGCGGACGGGGTGCGGTGGCACGCGAGCTGTGCCACCGGACCGGACGATGAGCTCGGGAGCAAGCTGGACGAGGCGAAGGCCAGGTGCGGGGAGATCTCCGTACCGCTGGACTACCGCGACCCGGATGGTCGTCACCTCACCGTGGCGTTCTCACACCTCCCGGCGAAGGACAGGGCGGACCGGATCGGTGCTCTGGTTCTGAACGACGGTGGCCCGGGCGTCGGCGCGCTGGGCATGCCGCTGCGCCTGCGCGACACCCTGGGCCAGTACGACCTGATCGGGATGGACCCGCGCTTCACCGGCCGCAGTACGCCGCTCGACTGCGGCTGGCCGACCGCGTTGCACCTGCGGGCGGCGCCGACCCGGGCGGCCTTCGCCGACGCGCTGCACCTCTCCCGCGATCTCGCGGACCGCTGCAGCAAGGACAAGGACGTTCTCCCGCACGCCACGACAGCCAACACCGCGCGGGACATGGACCGTCTCCGCATCGCCCTGGGAGAGCCGCGACTGCACTACCTGGGCTACTCCTACGGCAGCTACCTGGGCATGGTGTACCTGCAGTTGTTCGGGCAGTACGCCGGACGGTTCGTGCTGGACGGTCCGGTCGCCCCGGACCGGATCGGCTCGGACCTGCTCCGCGAGACCGGCCCGGCCAACGAAGCGGCGCTCCGGGACTGGGCGCAGTGGGCGGCCGGCCAGGATGCGACGTACCACCTCGGCCGTACGCCGGCGCAGGTCGTCGCCGGCGTGCAGGAGTTGATCAGCACCGCCGAGCGGCGTCCCCTGCCGGTCGGGGAGCACAGAGTCGATGCCGGCGTGCTCCCGGTGATGCTCTGGATGCTGGTCCCGGACGACCGGCCGGAGGGCAACGCCATGCTGGCGCGCGTGGTCATGGACCTGCGCGCGGCCGCACGCGGCGAATCCGTCGATCCCGACTCACCGCTGATGGCCCTGGCCGGCTTCCTGCTCACCGGCAAGGAGTCCGCGACCGCCAGTGCGCTCGCCGCGATCACCTGCGCGGACCGGGCGACCGCGGTGACCGCCCGCTCCGCCTGGCCCGACATCCAGCGGCACCGGCGCACCGAGCCGGTCTTCGGATCGCTGGTCCGCAACGTCGGGGTCTGCGCGTACTGGCCGACGCGTCCGGTGCAGACGCCGGTCACGATCGGTAACGACCGGCCCGCGCTGCTGATCACCGCCACCCGCGACACCCGCGTCACCTGGGACCAGGCGCTCGCCAGCCGCCGGGTCCTGACCGGCTCCCGGTTGCTCAGCGTGAACGCCCGCAAGCACGGCCTGTACCGCGAGTACGGCAACGCCTGTGTTGACCGCACCACGACGGAGTACCTGCTCACCGGTCGGCTGCCGCGGGCGGACACCACCTGCTGA
- a CDS encoding diacylglycerol/lipid kinase family protein, which translates to MSGRRIALVVNPTSGRGLGARVAPVVRQRLAAAGLTVDEFTTTCAEDVGRISAEVIASGADSVALVGGDGTLHLAAQVLAGSGMPFGVIPAGTGNDFARGLGVPLKDPVAAAELIVAGRTRPVDLAVSGQEFITTVVAGGFDSLVNKRANAMTWPKGNARYTLATLAELRTFKPLPYVVTVDGEVIETDAMLVAVGTGPTYGGGLQICAGAEIDDGLLDVTIIKPVSRLTLLQMFPKLSKGTHVGHPKVLALRGTTVRLESPTVTAYADGEVLGPLPVDITIEPGALSVYA; encoded by the coding sequence GTGAGCGGGCGCAGGATCGCGCTGGTGGTCAACCCCACCAGCGGCCGTGGACTGGGCGCGCGGGTGGCGCCGGTGGTGCGGCAGCGGCTGGCGGCCGCCGGCCTGACGGTCGACGAGTTCACCACCACCTGCGCCGAGGACGTCGGCCGGATTTCCGCGGAGGTGATCGCGTCCGGTGCGGACTCGGTCGCTCTGGTCGGCGGCGACGGCACGCTGCACCTCGCCGCGCAGGTGCTCGCCGGGTCGGGCATGCCGTTCGGCGTCATCCCGGCCGGGACCGGCAACGACTTCGCCCGCGGCCTCGGCGTACCGCTGAAGGACCCGGTGGCGGCGGCCGAGCTGATCGTGGCCGGCCGGACCCGCCCGGTCGATCTGGCGGTTTCCGGCCAGGAGTTCATCACCACCGTGGTGGCCGGCGGCTTCGACTCGCTGGTCAACAAGCGGGCCAACGCGATGACCTGGCCCAAGGGCAACGCCCGCTACACCCTGGCCACGCTGGCCGAGCTGCGCACCTTCAAGCCGCTGCCGTACGTCGTGACGGTCGACGGCGAGGTGATCGAAACCGACGCGATGCTGGTCGCGGTCGGCACCGGTCCGACGTACGGGGGCGGGCTGCAGATCTGTGCCGGCGCCGAGATCGACGACGGGCTGCTGGACGTCACCATCATCAAGCCGGTGTCACGGCTGACGCTGCTGCAGATGTTCCCCAAGTTGTCCAAGGGCACGCACGTCGGCCATCCGAAGGTGCTGGCGCTGCGCGGCACGACCGTCCGGCTGGAGTCTCCGACGGTCACCGCGTACGCCGACGGCGAGGTCCTCGGCCCGCTGCCGGTCGACATCACGATCGAGCCGGGCGCCCTCAGCGTCTACGCCTGA
- the tatC gene encoding twin-arginine translocase subunit TatC: MRIGRRKERRPEDDEGRMTLREHIAELRNRLLIAVLAIVLMSVVGYIFYDQALDFLKRPFDAGVKDLIASKNGGKEPELTFNSVTSPFTFQIKISLVFGLMLASPIWLYELWAFIAPGLHRSERRWAVLFAAIATPLFAAGLAVAYWTLPKGIEILIGFTPDFAQNLITLPEYLDFVLRTMLVFGIAFLLPLVVVLLNIVGLVPAAALAKFRPYIVLGIFVFGAVATPSGDPFSLMFLALPMCALFFAAEVIARIIDKRRARKTEELLAE; the protein is encoded by the coding sequence GTGAGGATCGGACGGCGGAAAGAGCGCCGCCCGGAGGACGACGAGGGCCGGATGACGCTCCGCGAGCACATCGCGGAGCTGCGCAACCGCCTGCTCATCGCGGTGCTCGCGATCGTGCTGATGTCGGTCGTCGGCTACATCTTCTACGACCAGGCGCTCGACTTCCTCAAGCGGCCGTTCGACGCCGGCGTCAAGGACCTGATCGCCAGCAAGAACGGCGGCAAGGAGCCCGAGCTCACCTTCAACTCGGTGACCTCGCCGTTCACCTTCCAGATCAAGATCTCGCTGGTGTTCGGCCTGATGCTGGCCAGCCCGATCTGGTTGTACGAGCTGTGGGCGTTCATCGCGCCCGGGCTGCACCGCTCGGAGCGCCGCTGGGCGGTGCTGTTCGCGGCGATCGCCACGCCGCTGTTCGCGGCCGGGCTCGCGGTGGCGTACTGGACGCTGCCGAAGGGCATCGAGATCCTGATCGGGTTCACCCCGGACTTCGCGCAGAACCTGATCACGCTGCCGGAGTACCTGGACTTCGTGCTGCGCACGATGCTGGTGTTCGGGATCGCGTTCCTGCTGCCGCTGGTGGTCGTGCTGCTGAACATCGTCGGCCTGGTGCCGGCCGCGGCGCTGGCGAAGTTCCGGCCGTACATCGTGCTCGGCATCTTCGTTTTCGGCGCGGTCGCGACGCCGTCCGGTGACCCGTTCTCGCTGATGTTCCTGGCGCTGCCGATGTGTGCGCTGTTCTTCGCCGCCGAGGTGATCGCCCGGATCATCGACAAGCGCCGGGCGCGGAAGACCGAAGAACTGCTGGCGGAGTGA
- a CDS encoding twin-arginine translocase TatA/TatE family subunit has translation MAPLIGMPQGAEWLVILAIVVLLFGSAKLPALVKQLGRSKKIWEEEVGTGKKKDAELTEGTQPTAQQQTTPPVQQAQPVQQAQPVQQPNQVNGQAPGDGMPPTHTAN, from the coding sequence ATGGCCCCGCTTATCGGTATGCCCCAGGGCGCCGAGTGGCTCGTCATCCTCGCGATCGTCGTGCTGCTGTTCGGTTCGGCCAAGCTGCCCGCGCTGGTCAAGCAGCTCGGCCGGTCGAAGAAGATCTGGGAGGAGGAGGTCGGCACCGGCAAGAAGAAGGACGCCGAGCTGACCGAGGGCACCCAGCCCACCGCCCAGCAGCAGACCACGCCGCCCGTGCAGCAGGCCCAGCCGGTTCAGCAGGCCCAGCCGGTTCAGCAGCCGAACCAGGTCAACGGCCAGGCCCCGGGCGACGGCATGCCGCCGACGCACACGGCCAACTGA
- a CDS encoding winged helix DNA-binding domain-containing protein, with protein sequence MLRIGIEQRRRRLGRRHRLATSCQAADPVQAAASLVVLHATDPATVHLSVAARVPGSDVTHTERALYEDRALIRMLGMRRTVFVVPTSLAPVVQAACSDDIALKQRKLLVKHLVEAGIAPDADSAGQWLRSVEESTATALTLRGSATAQELAQDEPRLRSRLAMATGKSYATQPYVTSRVLFQLAAEGRIVRGRPLGTWLSSQHQWSPAEKWLPEGLRGDLTADEARTKLARAWLESFGPGTLADLQWWTGWTLGQTRKALVAIEAVEVDLDGATGYVLPGDEAPEVEVEPWVAFLPALDPTPMGWKDRDWYLGEHKSRLFDTTGNIGPTIWADGRIVGAWGQPESGEVRYQLLEDVGRDTLAAIEDHAARWTTWLAGVRITPRFRTPLERLLSQG encoded by the coding sequence ATGCTGCGGATCGGGATCGAGCAACGGCGGAGACGACTCGGCCGCCGGCACCGGCTGGCGACGTCGTGCCAGGCGGCCGACCCGGTGCAGGCCGCCGCGTCGCTGGTGGTCCTGCACGCCACCGATCCGGCGACCGTGCATCTGTCGGTCGCGGCCCGGGTGCCGGGCAGCGACGTCACGCACACGGAGCGTGCCCTGTACGAGGACCGCGCGCTGATCCGGATGCTCGGGATGCGGCGCACCGTTTTCGTCGTACCGACGTCGTTGGCGCCGGTGGTGCAGGCGGCGTGTTCCGACGACATCGCGCTCAAGCAGCGCAAGCTCCTGGTGAAGCATCTGGTCGAGGCCGGGATCGCGCCGGATGCCGACAGCGCTGGGCAGTGGTTGCGGTCGGTGGAGGAGTCGACCGCAACGGCGCTGACCCTGCGCGGGTCGGCAACGGCCCAGGAGCTCGCTCAGGACGAGCCGCGGCTGCGCAGCCGGCTGGCGATGGCGACCGGCAAGTCGTACGCCACTCAGCCGTACGTCACCAGTCGCGTCCTCTTCCAGCTCGCCGCCGAGGGCCGGATCGTGCGCGGCCGCCCGCTCGGCACGTGGCTGAGCAGCCAGCACCAGTGGTCCCCGGCGGAGAAGTGGCTGCCCGAGGGACTGCGCGGCGACCTGACCGCGGACGAAGCCCGGACGAAGCTCGCTCGTGCCTGGCTGGAGTCCTTCGGCCCGGGCACACTGGCGGACCTGCAGTGGTGGACAGGCTGGACGCTCGGTCAGACCAGGAAGGCGCTGGTCGCGATCGAGGCGGTCGAGGTCGACCTGGACGGCGCCACCGGCTACGTCCTGCCCGGCGACGAGGCTCCGGAGGTGGAGGTCGAGCCCTGGGTCGCGTTCCTGCCCGCGCTCGACCCGACGCCGATGGGCTGGAAGGACCGCGACTGGTACCTCGGCGAGCACAAGTCCCGGCTGTTCGACACCACCGGCAACATCGGCCCCACCATCTGGGCCGACGGCCGCATCGTCGGCGCCTGGGGCCAGCCCGAGTCCGGCGAGGTCCGCTACCAGCTCCTGGAAGACGTCGGCCGCGACACCCTCGCCGCCATCGAGGACCACGCCGCCCGCTGGACCACCTGGCTCGCCGGCGTCCGCATCACCCCCCGCTTCCGCACCCCGCTGGAACGCCTCCTCAGCCAAGGCTGA
- a CDS encoding helix-turn-helix transcriptional regulator → MSNARDQVQRLLALVPYLRENDGARVDDVAAEFGVRPKQIIADLKVLWFCGLPGAQMGDLIEIDIDAAEGEGVIHLNNADYLARPLRLAADEALALLTALRTLREVTAGADRDAVDRAISKLETAAGQGAGAGESAAAHVHVEPAAPEIAETVNRGLAGQRRLHLTYDVPSRDETTERDVDPMRLVVSEGRTYLEAWCRLAEDVRLFRLDRIAGVKLLDLPSEPPPEATPRDLSNGMFQPSERDLLATVSLAPPARWVAEYYPTESVEEGPDGSLIIKLRVADTAWLQRLVLRLGGSATVLEPAELGAQIAGTAREALAAYDDHL, encoded by the coding sequence ATGAGCAACGCGCGGGACCAGGTCCAGCGGCTGCTCGCGCTGGTGCCGTACCTGCGGGAGAACGACGGCGCCCGGGTGGACGACGTCGCCGCGGAGTTCGGGGTCCGGCCGAAGCAGATCATCGCCGATCTCAAGGTGCTGTGGTTCTGCGGCCTGCCGGGCGCGCAGATGGGCGACCTGATCGAGATCGACATCGACGCCGCCGAGGGCGAGGGCGTCATCCACCTGAACAACGCCGACTACCTGGCCCGGCCGCTGCGGCTCGCGGCGGACGAGGCGCTCGCGCTGCTGACCGCGCTGCGCACCCTGCGCGAGGTGACGGCCGGGGCGGACCGCGACGCCGTCGACCGCGCGATCAGCAAGCTGGAGACCGCCGCCGGCCAAGGTGCGGGGGCCGGCGAGAGCGCGGCCGCCCACGTGCACGTCGAGCCCGCCGCGCCGGAGATCGCCGAGACGGTCAACCGGGGCCTGGCCGGGCAGCGCCGCCTGCACCTGACGTACGACGTACCGTCGCGGGACGAGACGACCGAGCGGGACGTGGACCCGATGCGGCTGGTCGTCTCCGAGGGGCGTACCTACCTCGAGGCGTGGTGCCGGCTGGCGGAGGACGTGCGGTTGTTCCGGCTCGACCGGATCGCCGGGGTCAAGCTGCTCGACCTGCCGAGCGAACCGCCGCCGGAGGCGACCCCGCGCGACCTGTCGAACGGGATGTTCCAGCCGTCGGAGCGGGATCTGCTCGCCACCGTCTCGCTGGCGCCGCCGGCGCGATGGGTGGCGGAGTACTACCCCACGGAGTCGGTTGAGGAAGGGCCGGACGGGTCGCTGATCATCAAGCTGCGGGTGGCCGACACTGCTTGGCTGCAGCGGCTGGTACTTCGGCTCGGTGGCTCAGCCACGGTTCTGGAGCCGGCCGAGCTCGGGGCGCAGATCGCCGGCACGGCCCGCGAGGCCCTCGCGGCGTACGACGACCACCTCTGA
- a CDS encoding helix-turn-helix transcriptional regulator encodes MSARKSERLLNLVICLLVARTYVTKERIREVVEGYAGQTDDAFEKMFERDKDELRDLGIPIEMGTIDKFFSDDVGYRIRRDVFELPEVHLEPDEAAVLGVAARVWQHASLAEATTSAVLKLKAAGIQTDQSALSAIEPHVGASEPAFDPLWSAVVSRTAVRFEHRRSGATEATRRTLEPWGIVSWHGRWYVVGRDRDREATRMFRLSRIGGNVKTVGGPGAFTVPPGTDIRSLVAELAPPRPTSEAKVRARTGSCVSLRRRANAIEPYEQGWDLLHVPYADSGVLAEEIASYGPDAVVEGPGDVLDGVLRRLRTVAGVSG; translated from the coding sequence GTGTCGGCGCGGAAGAGTGAGCGGCTGCTCAACCTGGTGATCTGCCTGCTGGTCGCGCGCACGTACGTGACCAAGGAGCGGATCCGCGAGGTCGTCGAGGGCTACGCCGGGCAGACCGACGACGCCTTCGAGAAGATGTTCGAGCGCGACAAGGACGAGTTGCGCGACCTCGGCATCCCGATCGAGATGGGCACCATCGACAAGTTCTTCTCCGACGACGTGGGCTACCGGATCCGCCGCGACGTCTTCGAGCTGCCCGAGGTGCACCTGGAGCCGGACGAGGCCGCCGTGCTCGGCGTCGCCGCCCGGGTCTGGCAGCACGCCAGCCTGGCCGAGGCGACCACGTCGGCGGTGCTGAAGCTGAAGGCGGCCGGCATCCAGACCGACCAGTCCGCGCTGAGCGCGATCGAGCCGCACGTCGGCGCCTCCGAGCCGGCCTTCGACCCGCTGTGGTCCGCGGTGGTCAGCCGCACCGCGGTCCGGTTCGAGCACCGGCGCAGCGGCGCGACCGAGGCGACCAGACGGACCCTGGAGCCGTGGGGCATCGTGTCCTGGCACGGGCGCTGGTACGTCGTCGGGCGCGACCGGGACCGCGAGGCGACCCGGATGTTCCGGCTGTCCCGGATCGGCGGCAACGTGAAGACCGTCGGCGGGCCCGGCGCGTTCACCGTGCCGCCCGGGACCGACATCCGCTCGCTGGTCGCCGAGCTGGCGCCGCCGCGGCCGACGTCCGAGGCGAAGGTGCGGGCCCGGACCGGGTCCTGCGTCAGCCTGCGCCGCCGGGCGAACGCGATCGAGCCGTACGAGCAGGGCTGGGACCTGCTGCACGTCCCGTACGCCGACTCCGGCGTCCTGGCCGAGGAGATCGCGTCGTACGGGCCGGACGCGGTGGTGGAGGGCCCCGGGGACGTGCTGGACGGCGTACTGCGGCGGCTGCGCACGGTGGCAGGGGTGTCCGGATGA